Proteins encoded by one window of Electrophorus electricus isolate fEleEle1 chromosome 17, fEleEle1.pri, whole genome shotgun sequence:
- the LOC113581170 gene encoding cortexin-3, giving the protein MDPTFSRGDKDEVHLEEAGRARVRMRERLMWHYPLQFSWLMEAEPFTSTLQAGGPAAGAGMTLEQKTTFAFVIFLFVFLCMLIVRCFRILLDPYRSMPTSTWADGLDGLEKGQFDYTLA; this is encoded by the coding sequence atgaggTCCATCTGGAGGAGGCGGGGCGTGCACGGGTGAGGATGCGTGAGCGGCTCATGTGGCACTACCCTCTGCAGTTCTCCTGGCTGATGGAGGCCGAGCCCTTCACCTCCACTCTGCAGGCAGGCGGCCCCGCGGCCGGCGCGGGCATGACGCTGGAGCAGAAGACCACTTTTGCCTTCGTCATCTTCCTCTTCGTCTTTCTCTGCATGCTGATTGTGCGCTGCTTCCGCATTCTGCTGGATCCCTACCGCAGCATGCCTACATCCACATGGGCTGACGGCCTGGATGGTCTGGAGAAGGGCCAGTTCGACTACACGCTCGCGTAG